The sequence aaaaataagtttttttggaCACATTTCACAACTAGATTATCTGATCTGGAAGGGATTGCTACCTTATCCTTCTtatgtatttgcattttttattttatttttgttttctatgctgtgtacaataaaaaaaagtatacattCATTCGTTATTCTGTTTTTGTATCTGAGAAAAATCTAAATTGAATTCTAATAAGtattactatgaaaaataaagttttttttttttacattaagttCAGGGTCCTTGAGTGAGCGTTCAGTCTTGCATTGACTCTTGTCGTAAGGCAGGCCGGTGATGCGATGCGTCCCGCTGGGCAGTAGTAACACCGTGAATTTAAACTGTGCTACTAATTCACCTGGTCTCTCATATAGCACCTGGAaattttcgaaattcaaataatatgtatttgtcTTTAAAAACATAAGTGGATCCTGCAACTCTTTCGGACATTCATTTTTATCAGACCAGAACCCTGGTACAATATTATTGCATTGTCTAGTCATACCATTTTAGTCAAATCAAGTCATACCAGTTAAGTTAAGTCCAGTTGTTTAGTCAGAAATGCTAAAAATGGAGCATGAACTGGTTTGACAGACATGCTAACAAAgcaagttaaatttaattagcTAGTAAGTTTGGGTAGATAAATCTAAAATCACAGAACATTTTAGGTATAATTAGCATATAACAATAAAcgaaagtaataatagttaatacaTCATTACCTACCTGGAAAGGCTCAATAAGTTTATGGTTTACACACTCGACAACTCCAAGCCTTGCACTGGTCTCTTTGTCGAAGCTTCGAAGGTTGAAAGGCATTGAACCGTGCTTGTTGCGaacctaaaaatatattgaagaTTAATCTTTGAGTAATGGTCATgaccataaatataatatcagaaatttttattatttgttgtaatGATCTATACCAATATAAACTGAAATACACTGGTTCAAACTCATTACATTCATATACCCTAAAATTTTGACAATATCAAAAAGTTGATAttgaaataatgtaatttaggGACTGCATATAGGCAgtgcaaagtaaaaaataataagctatGAGACCAAATATGAAAATATGTAAGTATTGTATTATTTCTAATTACAGAATTATACCATACCTCACTGTAAAACACTCTTGATGCCTTTAATTTAAGTTGGTAGATTTCGtcagtttttttgtatattgtacATCTTGTATCCATCTCACGACCCTAAAACAGGGCCAAAAAAATTCTTATACATTTATGAAATGAGAATCTAATACTGATTTTTGATTTACAAAACTAAGCCAGAAAATGTGTGAAACAATGGTATGTACTATTATTTTAGCATAGCAGGTATTTTTATTGTGTCAGTATATTACtgaatttaaatatcttaatacACATTTAAATCCTAGTTTATACTACTTACTTTTCCCTGAGTACTGCCAGAGTAGCAAAAGTTAACTAGACTGGAAAGAATTCAGGGTTCTTAAAGTGAAACATCTGTTAGGCTTGATAGGACATAGTATATCATAAGGAGTTGGTTTGGTTGAGGTTTGAgcattaataatttgttttttaatgttgcaAAAATACCTTAAAAAATCTATCTTAATCATTGTTTTCTTTTCTGCTTTGTAAAGAATTTAAGTTGGAAGTTGGTAAGTCGaaagaaattaaattgtaatatgttaataaaaaattgggGTCTTCTAAACTATCCACATAAATTAGagtattttaacattttgttcGTTCCAAGAACGATGCTCCAGGTGAGATCTTACATGCaagtttaaaagaaatatacatatgtatgtgtatttgaGCAATATACATTCTTgtacaacaaaatattaatacattCTGCAAGctttattacaaattttattaatgtgGAAACACAAAGTCTGCTTCACTACATATTTTACAAAGTCCCAGCATTTATAATGCTGCGGAGCACTTTGCATACCTACTGAATAAGGATACAATGGTAGACTGGACTAtcaatatacatttataatacttacaACACCTTCACCAGTAGAAATTAGAACATCCATAGCATACACTTCatacgtttcaaaagtagaTTTTTCATGCTCTTTCCTCTGTGCTTCTGATGGGTTTTGTATTATGCTCTTCTCTCCGTCAATGCGGAACTGTTTCAACTGGTGCGACAGCATACCCTCTATGGGTTTGCATCCATACTCTGCACTGATTTTTTGTACAGCATCTGTGACTGCAtagttctattaaaaaaaaaaattagaaattataaatactcttTAGAAGTCATTTGCCATTGATTCAGCTCTCTCTttctatctattattattttatgtttctgaACCAGTAAAGATTTTAATACCTGTAGATTTGAGAAGTATTTTGCATTAAAAAGACAACAATGATTTTCATTGCAGGTAATATTGACAGTATAAATTTCCAGCCAACTAATTGTAAAtctttagtaataatataaagattctTTATCTTAATGATTACAAAAGATTTAGCACATTATCACAGTAAGACagttatttatacaaaagattattttaaagcaGCATAAGAGAATAGATCCTAATattctatgaaaattaaaatagaaaaatgcaGTATGCAATATTCCTTTGAGTAGCACAACTTTCTCTAACAAAGTTTTGCTTTCCTGAGTAGTTTTTTGTGCAATTACGGTAATACGGTTCTTTCCATTGGCTCACTATCTTTCCATAATTGTAAAAAGGGGAAAAATTAGTGGCTCCTAGATTTAGATTATGATAAGactaaaaatttactttctatacaataataaaatacctattgtACAAATACACCCACAAGaacactactaaaaaaaaactactacgaTATTAATGATTatgtacttttaaattttataattataagcaCAAAGCTGCCTTTAACTTATTACAACTGTCAACTGGGAAGAGCACTGATAACTATTGTTCAAGTTTATACTCAGATTAGTTATTAGGGCCTCTggcttattttaaagttaagctTTGGTTacttgtttaaattgttttttagaaaaatacatgattattatcaattactattattattaaaagatattgctTAGCTCAAAAACATACTAGGACACAAAGCAAACAAAGTACTAGAAAAACTTGCCCACTTGTTATCAgcttttcaaaattatataaataagtataaatgtaTATGTTAAGAAGTcagttcaaataataaatattctgtcAGTCAGCAAGACAGCTaaagtacaaattataagtacctcATTCCCAGGTCTGAGCAACCTCAAGGCGGCTTCACTGGCCAGATGAGCGGCGAGGAGGACATCAGCTGCGCGACCAGACACCTCCCCACCACCCACAGCAACAGTGTGTGCCACCACCGCAATGAAGCCATCAATGTGGGCACCTAAATCTCTAGTACaataagaattatattttaattatgaacaattaaattcttaaatttgtaataattggCAGATGCCCCACCTGATTGTGAGAGGAAAGCattgcatataaacagagcagagCATGCATTATGTCTTCCTACATTCCTAACATTTAAACTTTGAAGCAccaaaaagtttaatatttagcTACTCTAAAGTAACTTAATGTTCAGCAGTATTCTGACATATGTTTAACCCTATCAATCTAGTGCGCCAGCGCTTCCTTATGAAGCACGGGCACCAAATCCTATCCATCTATCAACCCACTAAGTATGGATAATTAAGATCATTCCAAacataatccctactaatataataaatttcaatgtaagtttgtttgttacactttcacgcaaaagctactcaaccgatcctcatgaaactttgtacacatattcttggaagtgttagaagtaatataggatactttttatcccgacattaagctcggtttctttgggagagatgatgaaagtgtttgacgattttacaccataacgccgacaaattataaccaatttaaataattattttcgtactatagaggttataatatgtgtttaattttgcccaaactttgtgtagatctgatgaatgtggttggagatagaggacagaactcagcagacagcagcaaacccctcatttaaggcttagtgatactgaatactttaaatttttttagaactacaactaaattgaatgccacatcaaaaaacaaaatcaaacgcagacgaagttgcgggcaacagctagtattctcAATAAAGGAGAGGTTTATGACTATATTACCATAATCAGTAATTGTAAAAAGCACATTCATGTCATGAgttattaagttaatttataTGATGAAATATACAAGAGGACAAGTTGGTATAAagatgtaatatattattttgttatattccaGTAAGATTTCTTTGCCTGCATACTTGCAAtaagaatttgttaaattacaaaatctattttattacaGAAATGGATGAGTTGATGATAGAAACAATAAAGTAGTCAAGTAGTAAGCATGAACATAATAGGTTAGAGGTACTACACAggagttataaaatataagtgaATGCTTACATCTTAGCAAGGTCCCCTTGTTTCAAGATATAGTCAGTCTCACTAGGTATGGGCGAAAAATGACATATACAGTTATTTACGGAAACGCATGTTGAAAACGCTATGCCCTTCTTAGAGTCCTTTTCTTTTTTGAAGACTTTCGACGTTTCATCCAGTAGTAATTTATCCCCAAACTCGCAAATCTCTCGCGCTGAAGCGTCTGGCACGCATTTTGCTATGACTTGTTCCAATACACCTGGAATAGGGAATACGTGGTCTTTCATAAATagcaaaaattacaaaagattGGCACTGGGACCTCCACATTGCCCGCATGGCGATGACACCGGACACGCGTCCAATCACCATAGCTGCGGGAGTCCCACTTTTGTGTGTCCCACATGTTTAGACCAAAGGGAATTAATGTTGATAGTATCAAATAAACTTACGGTTAACAATTTGCCCTGCTAACTTGTACTTGGTTACGACCAAGTCTTCAGCGATCGTTTTCTCCGCTTTTGTAACGTCAGCCATTTCTAAAAACTATAGTTTGGTTATGTGGGTACTGGCTGTTGGTTGGCCAGCTATTTCATAGTTGTCAGTCACGTGACCGTgacgtataaaaaaaatggcgcGCAACTTACTAATCTTTAGTCTCTGGTTATGTTATATTGAGAAAAAGATCAGGGCTAGAATCCAAAGCAGTAAAGCCAGTTTATTTTAGAAAGTAAGTAGAGTGCTTGTACACTCTTTGTAGAAAGCTTAATTTCTTTAGAAAAGTGTAGAGAAGAATTACCTTGTATACATTACCTATTAAATTTATCttgtttttgaaacattttcaAAAATCACCAAACAACCATAGATTGAAATAAGTAATATGGCCAAAAATATGGATttctctataaaaaaattattgataatgACGATTGTGATTTGCACATAAAAATAACGGTCCTGGAGAAAATAATTAAGCGTCGTTCACCGTGTTCTTTTACAAGTTGTTTGTGGCTTTTAAAAGAACAGGGTCATAGGGCCACATCCTTCATCTGACGCTTTGTTTGTAACATTATACTCTTTGGTTACTACTTTTAAAACGAAGTGATACTTGTTGTGTTACCGTGGTTGTTTTTTTGacagaaaaatatatatcactATTGTCTGCAGTGTACGgtaatatacctttgcctttgccCTATggtaaagaataaagaaaacaaattataaagtatagACTATAGTTTATTATCtaataattcttttataaattaacacAACAGTTATTTCCAAAGCAttagtaaatacaaaataaaagttgTGAAATATTTGTGCACGTAATTATTgcaatacattattaacttagaTCAAAGATATATCAACTAACCTTTAGAAAAAgtattcttgatttttttttattttaaatatatatatttttttctagttaGGTCCATTtcgattattaattattcaaaatagAACTCTGATTTGATTACGGTTTTGCTtgaatattcctttattcattatattttataatggttCGTAATTTCGTATTACAGCTTTGTAATCAAAATGAGCTTTTCTTCTGAAGAACTTCTAAAAATGCTTgatgacaaaattaaaaatggtgAATCACTCATAGAGCAGCTGTTGGATAAACAGGATTTAGATGGAGTGTTAAAGCTACAAAGAAAAATTCGTCAGGAAACAGATTTTTTGAAAAgagtaagctttattttcaaactttttttatttaggtatttaacAAAAGGTGCCTGAGACTGCCTTATTAAAAATActcctaaatatatatatacctgatcaaacacaaacaaattatttaaaaaaatgtataacattAGAATAGTTATAGACACTTTGTAACTATTCTGATGATATAtcacttttttttctgtttgttttgttGACTGTTCCACTTCAACAGGCAGCACAGTTCAAATGCATTGACAAAATGCTCACATGTGAAAAGGTTTAATAAAATGGACAGTTAATGGATAACTGACATAGTAGGAGAAGGAGAAGATTCAATGCATTTAATCTTTCCAT comes from Pararge aegeria chromosome 9, ilParAegt1.1, whole genome shotgun sequence and encodes:
- the LOC120626347 gene encoding proliferation-associated protein 2G4; this translates as MADVTKAEKTIAEDLVVTKYKLAGQIVNRVLEQVIAKCVPDASAREICEFGDKLLLDETSKVFKKEKDSKKGIAFSTCVSVNNCICHFSPIPSETDYILKQGDLAKIDLGAHIDGFIAVVAHTVAVGGGEVSGRAADVLLAAHLASEAALRLLRPGNENYAVTDAVQKISAEYGCKPIEGMLSHQLKQFRIDGEKSIIQNPSEAQRKEHEKSTFETYEVYAMDVLISTGEGVGREMDTRCTIYKKTDEIYQLKLKASRVFYSEVRNKHGSMPFNLRSFDKETSARLGVVECVNHKLIEPFQVLYERPGELVAQFKFTVLLLPSGTHRITGLPYDKSQCKTERSLKDPELNALLHSSAKSNKKKKKKTGAEEAMEVETAA